A DNA window from Paraburkholderia hospita contains the following coding sequences:
- a CDS encoding ornithine cyclodeaminase family protein translates to MQSIHLTYLNGPDVARLALTDQEILDAVEKGLDAQGRGQTVIEPRVHLIPENSEKGHFNVLRGVIHPLGLAGVKTVGDFVDNYKHDLPSELALLNLFDPQTGVPKAILDATSITDMRTGATTALGAKYLARKDSKVLAHIGARGTSYWNVRLLDHFFNFEEIRVHSKRTESRYAFAARLSNDLHKPVRVVDNWEACARDADIVVEASRLPAPEPLLKTEWIKKGAFVVPYGTMSAVEFTLTDIMDKMIVDDWGQCRKGLPFGALRAHVDAGKLDDKTLHAELGQIVAGLKPGRENNEETILFWHRGLSLSDIALGHALLEKAKGLGIGQTLRFA, encoded by the coding sequence ATGCAATCTATTCATCTCACGTACCTCAACGGCCCCGACGTTGCACGTCTGGCGTTGACGGATCAGGAGATTCTCGATGCAGTCGAGAAGGGATTGGACGCGCAGGGCCGAGGGCAAACCGTCATTGAGCCGCGCGTGCACCTGATTCCGGAAAATTCCGAAAAAGGGCATTTCAACGTGCTGCGCGGCGTGATTCATCCTTTGGGCCTCGCGGGAGTCAAGACGGTCGGAGACTTCGTCGACAACTATAAGCACGACCTCCCGTCGGAACTGGCTCTTCTCAATCTGTTCGATCCACAAACGGGTGTCCCGAAAGCAATCCTGGACGCGACCTCGATCACTGACATGCGCACTGGCGCGACAACGGCGCTCGGCGCTAAGTATCTCGCGCGCAAGGACAGCAAGGTTCTCGCCCACATCGGGGCGCGCGGAACCTCATACTGGAATGTGCGGTTGCTCGACCACTTCTTCAATTTCGAGGAAATTCGCGTGCACTCGAAGCGTACCGAAAGCCGTTACGCGTTTGCTGCGAGGCTTTCGAACGATCTTCACAAGCCAGTACGGGTCGTCGATAACTGGGAAGCATGCGCACGAGATGCGGATATCGTTGTCGAAGCATCTCGTCTGCCGGCACCGGAACCGCTACTCAAGACAGAGTGGATCAAAAAGGGAGCCTTCGTGGTGCCGTATGGCACGATGAGTGCCGTGGAGTTCACTCTGACAGACATCATGGACAAGATGATTGTCGATGATTGGGGGCAATGCAGAAAAGGTCTCCCGTTTGGCGCGCTGCGCGCGCATGTCGACGCAGGCAAACTTGACGACAAGACCCTGCACGCCGAACTCGGCCAGATCGTTGCGGGCCTCAAGCCGGGACGTGAAAACAATGAAGAAACTATCCTTTTCTGGCATCGCGGTCTTAGTCTGAGCGATATCGCACTCGGGCACGCGTTACTGGAAAAAGCAAAGGGTTTGGGTATCGGGCAAACGCTGCGCTTTGCTTGA
- a CDS encoding HAL/PAL/TAL family ammonia-lyase, producing MLRAFLYMVGVSAVLASLSCHASVLLDGRSVTPEAIARVADGEIVDIPASARARVAKGHDIVLAAAADGQRIYGLTVGVGLNKDRQMVDAKGQLTPEVIDASTRFNAALLHAHSAGVGTDVDIRDARAAMAVRLNQILVGAAGVQPAVADMYAQLLNHGITPAIPSNGSMGEADITLLAHVGLTMMGEGDVYYRGAKTDASNALSAENIQPIKLWGKDALGILSSNAYTTGMASLALVDMTQLNKIARLVYAVALQGLNGSVSPFLEDSLSLHPFPHVMHTGAALRSLLAGSSLWERDDARALQDPLSFRDAPYLLAELDRSSEEARNQIMIQLNSSDDNPGVSLGVKPTSDLYQARRNYVSRDGVTGAVLPTANFEPLPFVLTFEEMGIAIAHNSLASAQQIIKLNDPRFTHLSRFLGTDNTLHAFGAMEKPPVVLAMANKELAMPVSLDYLPVAGDIEDIATNAPQVVRRVRTEIDNHFQLLGIELVSAAQAVDLRKQQPGGFSASPQTEMFMGAFRRIVSFRDTDRPFTPEFQKAAIFLKHYPD from the coding sequence ATGCTACGGGCTTTTCTATACATGGTTGGCGTCAGTGCCGTTCTCGCATCGCTTTCTTGCCATGCGAGTGTCTTGCTCGACGGAAGAAGCGTCACGCCAGAAGCGATCGCGCGCGTGGCCGATGGTGAGATCGTTGATATCCCGGCGTCGGCTCGAGCACGCGTCGCAAAAGGACACGATATCGTGCTGGCTGCAGCTGCGGATGGTCAGCGCATCTACGGTCTCACCGTTGGTGTCGGTCTGAATAAGGATCGTCAGATGGTCGATGCGAAGGGCCAGCTGACACCTGAGGTCATCGACGCATCGACGCGCTTCAACGCCGCGTTGCTGCACGCGCACTCCGCGGGTGTCGGCACCGATGTGGATATACGGGACGCACGTGCTGCGATGGCCGTGCGTCTTAACCAGATACTGGTCGGCGCTGCAGGGGTGCAACCAGCGGTGGCGGATATGTATGCGCAACTGCTCAATCACGGCATTACGCCAGCGATACCGTCGAATGGTTCGATGGGCGAGGCGGATATCACCCTGTTGGCGCACGTCGGCCTGACGATGATGGGCGAGGGCGACGTATACTATCGCGGCGCAAAGACCGATGCGTCGAATGCGCTCTCGGCAGAAAATATCCAGCCGATCAAGCTGTGGGGAAAGGACGCGCTCGGCATTCTCAGTTCAAACGCCTATACGACTGGCATGGCGAGTCTCGCGCTTGTTGACATGACGCAGTTGAACAAAATAGCCCGGCTGGTCTACGCTGTTGCGCTGCAGGGGTTAAATGGGAGTGTTTCGCCGTTTCTAGAGGATTCGCTATCGTTGCATCCGTTTCCGCATGTGATGCATACCGGTGCGGCATTACGTTCACTCCTCGCTGGCAGCTCACTATGGGAACGTGACGATGCGCGGGCACTGCAGGACCCGCTTAGCTTTCGGGACGCACCGTACCTGCTGGCTGAACTTGACCGCAGCTCTGAGGAAGCGCGCAATCAAATCATGATTCAGCTGAACTCTTCGGACGACAATCCGGGCGTCTCGTTAGGCGTCAAGCCGACGTCGGATCTTTACCAGGCCAGGCGGAACTATGTGAGTCGAGACGGTGTCACGGGGGCAGTGCTGCCAACTGCGAACTTCGAACCACTGCCGTTCGTACTGACGTTCGAAGAAATGGGCATTGCAATCGCGCACAATTCCCTCGCATCCGCACAGCAGATAATCAAGCTCAACGACCCTCGATTCACGCATCTGAGCCGCTTTCTGGGCACTGACAACACGCTGCATGCGTTCGGTGCCATGGAAAAGCCTCCGGTCGTGCTCGCCATGGCGAACAAAGAGCTCGCGATGCCCGTCTCTCTCGACTATCTGCCGGTGGCGGGAGATATTGAAGACATCGCTACGAACGCACCGCAGGTAGTGCGCCGCGTGCGTACCGAAATCGACAATCATTTTCAGTTGCTTGGCATCGAATTAGTGTCTGCTGCCCAAGCGGTTGACTTGCGAAAGCAACAACCGGGCGGCTTCTCAGCATCGCCCCAGACTGAGATGTTCATGGGTGCGTTCCGACGCATAGTGAGTTTTCGGGACACTGACAGGCCATTTACGCCGGAATTTCAGAAGGCCGCCATTTTCCTGAAGCACTATCCCGACTGA
- the bufB gene encoding MNIO family bufferin maturase, translating into MATGHSLLESTPVRASSAIRPIGDLGVGIGLRHDHYPDFLAGKQSVDWLEVHTENYMGDGGYDLHVLERVRRDYPLSFHGVGLSLGSAGPLDPEHLNRVASLVNRFQPALVSEHLCWSTVLTRHLHDLLPLPFTLESLDVVTRHVAQMQDVLKRNILIENVSSHVRFREDEMTESDFLRELVRRTGCAILLDINDLYVNQCNHGENAFDALGRIPPSAVEEIHLGGHFSTEHFVVNHHGARISTDVWQLYGYAVELFGSVPTLIEWDTDVPPIRVLLDEASTAKRVAEAFDRGGRDGQNS; encoded by the coding sequence ATGGCAACCGGACATTCACTGCTTGAGTCAACGCCCGTTCGCGCGTCCAGCGCAATACGCCCGATTGGTGACCTTGGCGTGGGCATAGGTCTTCGCCATGACCATTATCCCGACTTCCTCGCCGGAAAGCAGTCGGTCGATTGGCTAGAGGTTCACACAGAAAACTACATGGGCGATGGTGGCTACGATCTGCATGTTCTGGAGCGCGTCCGGAGAGATTATCCGTTGAGTTTTCATGGAGTAGGGCTCAGTCTCGGTTCGGCGGGACCGCTAGACCCTGAGCACCTTAATCGAGTGGCATCGCTGGTTAATAGATTTCAGCCAGCATTGGTATCCGAGCATCTATGCTGGTCGACTGTATTGACTCGTCATCTGCACGACTTGCTGCCTTTGCCCTTTACATTGGAGTCCCTTGATGTGGTGACACGGCACGTTGCCCAGATGCAGGACGTGTTGAAGCGGAACATCTTGATCGAAAACGTCTCGAGCCACGTTCGCTTTCGGGAGGACGAGATGACGGAAAGTGACTTCCTCCGGGAGCTCGTACGCCGTACAGGGTGCGCGATTCTCCTCGATATCAACGACCTTTATGTGAACCAGTGCAATCACGGTGAAAATGCATTCGATGCGCTCGGGCGTATCCCACCGTCTGCTGTCGAGGAGATCCATCTGGGAGGACATTTCTCCACAGAGCACTTTGTCGTAAATCACCATGGCGCCAGGATATCAACCGATGTATGGCAGCTTTACGGTTACGCCGTCGAGCTTTTCGGGTCTGTGCCAACGCTCATCGAGTGGGATACCGACGTGCCTCCGATTCGTGTTCTTCTTGACGAAGCGTCGACAGCCAAAAGGGTTGCTGAAGCATTCGACAGGGGAGGAAGAGATGGACAAAACTCTTGA
- a CDS encoding HvfC/BufC N-terminal domain-containing protein, producing MDKTLEDVQLDFSTALLNVNAEQRLLQALVGDEAKNRKRVAFYRDNLRQMWHRVLASAYPVLRELLGDDFFLTLSREYGAADPAWSGDVNRFGSRMAELLEAWPPTATYRYLADVARLEWLVHRAYFAADAVTLTADGQVRCTRETLENSSLRLHPAVELLHTTTSAADLWLSARDSARYLAPRNCEVPQWMVVVRPHWIPDVMVVSPTAFAMLRDLRDGAAVGDARDAALARDSNFDFERNWQAWINHGIVVSG from the coding sequence ATGGACAAAACTCTTGAAGATGTACAGCTCGACTTTTCGACTGCCCTGCTGAACGTCAACGCCGAGCAGCGCTTGTTGCAGGCCCTCGTCGGCGATGAAGCGAAAAACAGAAAGAGGGTCGCTTTCTATCGGGACAATCTACGGCAGATGTGGCACAGGGTTCTTGCATCCGCTTATCCCGTGCTTCGCGAACTGTTGGGCGACGACTTCTTTTTAACGCTTTCACGCGAGTACGGCGCTGCGGATCCGGCCTGGTCCGGCGACGTCAACCGTTTCGGAAGCCGGATGGCGGAACTGCTTGAGGCCTGGCCTCCAACCGCCACCTATCGCTACCTGGCGGACGTGGCTCGTCTCGAGTGGCTTGTGCATCGAGCGTATTTTGCAGCCGACGCTGTAACGCTGACAGCGGACGGACAGGTGCGGTGCACGCGAGAGACACTGGAAAATTCTTCCCTCCGGCTTCATCCAGCCGTTGAGCTGTTGCATACTACGACGAGCGCGGCGGATCTGTGGCTTTCGGCTCGCGACTCTGCGCGTTACCTTGCTCCGCGCAACTGCGAAGTGCCACAGTGGATGGTTGTCGTCCGACCTCACTGGATACCGGACGTGATGGTAGTATCGCCGACTGCATTCGCGATGCTACGTGATCTGCGCGACGGGGCCGCGGTGGGCGATGCCCGCGACGCTGCGCTGGCGCGCGACAGCAATTTTGACTTCGAGCGAAACTGGCAAGCATGGATCAATCACGGAATCGTTGTCTCCGGTTAA
- a CDS encoding carboxymuconolactone decarboxylase family protein, with product MMIDMKNLSRLKKLDENAPAAAKTFWAFNDAAFAEGALSVQQKQLIAVAVALTTQCPYCIELHTKDARNAGATNEQLAEAALVAAAIRAGGAVTHSSHLFKE from the coding sequence ATGATGATCGACATGAAGAACCTCAGCCGCCTAAAAAAACTGGATGAAAACGCACCCGCAGCCGCCAAAACATTCTGGGCGTTCAACGATGCGGCGTTCGCCGAGGGTGCTCTTAGCGTCCAGCAAAAGCAGCTCATCGCGGTTGCAGTCGCGTTGACGACGCAATGTCCTTACTGCATCGAGCTGCATACCAAAGACGCTCGGAACGCTGGCGCAACCAACGAGCAGCTTGCCGAAGCGGCTCTCGTTGCTGCGGCAATCCGTGCCGGCGGAGCAGTGACGCACTCTTCGCACTTGTTCAAGGAGTGA
- the pdxR gene encoding MocR-like pyridoxine biosynthesis transcription factor PdxR produces the protein MDDLLIRLDGVGPIQQQVYEGIYSALTDGRLEAGQRLPASRTWAIQLGVSRNTIREATAALIAEGWLEARVGAGLYVRTSPQQSSSPVISSGSRLRLAEWSERLPLKTFVLQDKDVDVDFRPGKVSEEAEQVFRRRRLGRWPLDMQPGRLSEYGPPEGDARLRERIAAYLRQSRSVRCTGADIVITTGTHQSLDLLSRLLLGPRTSFGVEDPGFPVVSEIVRLSGSEPIPLQVDEQGVKVEEIPGGIVGLYCTPNHQFPLGVTLTPARRRALLERAAKDDFVILEDDYDCEFYHGKMPSPCLQSADREQRVVYLGSLSKTLAPAYRLGFIVAPPWLLDSLRRAKWIVDRQTSMLVQNSLLQFMLSGDFAVHLAGMRVEYKRRRAILLDAIRARLSTWLTPLDSTCGLHISARVNDGYDVDSLCRVADEEGVGIYRGATFSSAGRASDMLVFGFGGTPVQEITKGISLLAAGWQSQITGSVYAPSE, from the coding sequence GTGGACGACCTTTTAATCAGGCTAGACGGAGTGGGTCCGATCCAGCAGCAAGTGTACGAAGGTATCTACTCAGCCTTGACAGACGGGCGACTGGAAGCGGGCCAGCGTCTGCCTGCATCCCGAACCTGGGCGATCCAGCTCGGGGTGTCCCGCAACACGATAAGGGAGGCTACCGCTGCATTGATAGCGGAGGGCTGGCTGGAGGCACGCGTCGGCGCGGGTTTGTACGTACGTACCAGTCCACAACAGAGTAGTTCTCCGGTTATAAGTTCCGGTTCAAGATTGCGTCTGGCTGAATGGTCCGAGCGACTTCCATTGAAGACATTCGTGCTCCAGGACAAGGACGTTGATGTAGATTTTCGGCCCGGAAAAGTTTCTGAGGAAGCTGAACAGGTTTTCCGGCGCAGGCGCTTAGGTCGATGGCCGTTAGATATGCAGCCGGGGCGCCTTTCGGAATATGGCCCGCCAGAAGGCGATGCACGCCTACGCGAGCGGATTGCGGCCTACTTGCGGCAATCGCGATCGGTTCGTTGTACCGGCGCCGATATCGTCATTACCACCGGGACTCACCAATCTCTTGATCTTCTGTCGAGACTATTACTGGGACCGCGGACGTCGTTTGGCGTGGAAGATCCCGGTTTTCCTGTGGTCTCCGAGATCGTGCGCCTATCCGGAAGCGAACCTATCCCGCTTCAAGTGGATGAGCAGGGAGTCAAGGTCGAGGAGATTCCTGGCGGAATAGTCGGACTTTACTGCACGCCCAATCACCAGTTTCCGTTGGGCGTTACCTTGACGCCGGCGCGGCGGAGAGCGCTGCTTGAGCGTGCAGCCAAAGACGATTTTGTGATTCTCGAAGACGACTATGACTGCGAGTTTTATCACGGCAAAATGCCATCCCCGTGCCTTCAGTCAGCCGATCGGGAACAACGCGTAGTTTACCTGGGTTCGCTGTCAAAGACCTTGGCGCCGGCCTACCGGCTTGGCTTCATTGTCGCTCCTCCCTGGCTGCTCGATAGCCTTAGAAGGGCGAAATGGATAGTAGACAGGCAAACGTCGATGCTCGTTCAGAATTCCTTGTTGCAGTTCATGTTAAGCGGCGATTTCGCTGTCCATCTGGCCGGCATGCGTGTGGAATACAAGCGGCGGCGCGCGATTCTGCTCGATGCGATCCGAGCCCGTCTCTCCACGTGGCTCACGCCCTTGGACTCGACCTGCGGACTGCACATTTCCGCCCGAGTGAATGACGGTTACGACGTCGACTCTCTGTGCCGCGTAGCGGATGAAGAAGGTGTTGGCATATACAGGGGAGCCACATTTTCCAGCGCGGGGCGTGCGTCTGATATGCTGGTGTTCGGTTTCGGCGGAACACCAGTACAAGAAATCACGAAAGGTATCAGCCTGCTTGCCGCGGGTTGGCAGAGCCAAATCACTGGCTCCGTCTACGCTCCTAGCGAATGA